A stretch of the Polynucleobacter tropicus genome encodes the following:
- a CDS encoding methyltransferase, whose protein sequence is MIYWNEGGKQCSAKWHSENGIAPHQKIQIGDDTLTADAAYRLACEGVAILYRGDFQNARQLLQALVRRVDKPSKKSKRANKDSKDGEVKEKSPLDLFNLHRLSQSQRARILGMLLIQIEADHSIPLRRAPDVAQACIEAYGPQTQSCIISLRELLGVISAHEWRKKGVPVLVRDDEEIRIHPHYGVFSPVRGEYIELVLRAPLPKALIKSSTAFDIGVGTGVLSVVLAIREIQNIIATDQDDRAIACAKENIDRLHLSNQVKIQKTNLFPEGKAALIVCNPPWLPARPSSSLECAVYDPNSQMLKGFLHGLREHLLPEGEGWLILSDLAEHLGLRTREELLNWIDDEGLTAIDRLDTKPHHPKAFDQADALYAARSKEITSLWRLVAK, encoded by the coding sequence ATGATTTATTGGAATGAAGGCGGGAAACAATGCTCCGCAAAATGGCATTCTGAAAATGGGATAGCGCCCCATCAAAAAATTCAGATTGGCGATGACACCTTAACTGCAGATGCAGCTTATCGTTTGGCTTGCGAGGGCGTAGCTATTTTGTATCGAGGCGATTTTCAAAATGCTAGACAGTTACTGCAAGCTCTGGTTCGAAGGGTAGATAAGCCCTCCAAGAAATCAAAAAGAGCAAATAAAGACTCTAAAGATGGGGAGGTTAAGGAGAAAAGCCCCTTAGATCTTTTCAACTTGCATCGCTTGTCGCAATCACAGCGGGCACGCATTTTAGGAATGCTGTTGATTCAGATTGAGGCAGATCACTCTATACCCCTTAGGAGGGCGCCAGATGTCGCTCAAGCTTGCATAGAGGCATATGGCCCGCAAACACAGTCTTGCATTATTTCTTTACGAGAGCTATTGGGCGTCATTAGTGCTCATGAGTGGCGCAAGAAAGGCGTTCCTGTTCTGGTGAGGGATGATGAAGAGATTCGTATTCATCCGCACTATGGCGTGTTTTCTCCTGTACGTGGTGAATATATTGAGTTGGTCTTAAGGGCGCCTTTACCAAAAGCGCTTATCAAAAGTTCTACTGCATTTGATATTGGGGTGGGCACCGGAGTTTTGTCAGTGGTGTTGGCCATACGAGAAATTCAAAACATCATCGCAACAGATCAGGATGATCGAGCCATTGCTTGCGCCAAAGAAAACATTGATCGTCTTCACTTAAGCAACCAAGTAAAGATTCAGAAAACCAATTTATTTCCCGAAGGTAAGGCTGCCTTAATCGTTTGCAATCCACCGTGGTTGCCTGCAAGACCGAGCTCCTCTCTCGAGTGCGCGGTATACGACCCAAACAGCCAGATGCTCAAAGGCTTTTTGCATGGCTTAAGAGAGCATCTTTTGCCCGAAGGTGAGGGCTGGCTAATTCTTTCAGATTTAGCTGAGCATCTTGGTTTGCGTACTCGAGAAGAGTTGCTTAACTGGATTGATGATGAAGGTCTGACTGCGATTGACCGCCTTGATACCAAACCTCATCATCCAAAGGCGTTTGATCAAGCTGATGCTTTATATGCAGCAAGATCAAAAGAGATTACTTCTTTGTGGCGTTTGGTAGCCAAATAA
- a CDS encoding HAD family hydrolase, with protein MGRFSSPFHGVFFDLDGTLADTAPDLVAATNKLLTARNLNPKPYEFLRPYASAGARGLLEGAFGIGTDHPDFVTLRDEFFSNYEKALLVESKLFEDIDHLLDQMDQAKLPWGIVTNKSQRFTNPLVELMGLHERSVSTVSGDTTPHSKPHPEPILHAAKLANIDPTKSLYVGDDIRDVIAGKAAGMKTVAAAYGYCGCKEPPEAWGADYLINTPLELVEIIFPNRD; from the coding sequence ATGGGTCGTTTTAGCAGCCCCTTTCATGGGGTATTTTTTGACTTAGATGGAACCTTAGCGGATACCGCCCCTGACTTAGTGGCGGCCACAAACAAGCTCCTAACAGCTCGCAATCTCAATCCTAAGCCTTATGAATTTCTTCGCCCTTACGCCTCTGCGGGAGCGCGAGGATTGCTAGAGGGCGCTTTTGGCATCGGCACAGACCATCCTGATTTCGTCACCTTGAGAGATGAATTCTTCTCCAACTATGAAAAAGCACTGCTTGTTGAGAGCAAATTGTTTGAGGATATTGATCACTTACTAGATCAAATGGATCAAGCCAAGCTTCCTTGGGGAATAGTCACCAACAAAAGCCAGCGCTTTACCAACCCACTGGTTGAACTCATGGGTCTTCATGAGAGATCAGTCTCTACCGTATCTGGTGACACCACTCCGCACTCCAAACCCCATCCTGAGCCGATTTTGCATGCTGCCAAATTAGCTAATATCGACCCTACAAAATCACTTTATGTGGGCGACGATATTCGCGATGTTATTGCCGGCAAAGCTGCTGGCATGAAAACCGTTGCTGCAGCATACGGTTATTGCGGCTGCAAAGAGCCTCCTGAAGCCTGGGGAGCGGATTACCTTATCAACACCCCTCTAGAGCTAGTAGAAATCATTTTTCCCAATAGGGATTAA
- the ubiG gene encoding bifunctional 2-polyprenyl-6-hydroxyphenol methylase/3-demethylubiquinol 3-O-methyltransferase UbiG: MNVDQSEIAKFSALAHRWWDPNSEFKPLHAINPLRLNWIKSFVSLEGKKVVDVGCGGGILAESISQSGADTTGIDLSEKALKVAELHALEVGANLTYRSISAEDLADEQPAQYDVVTCMEMLEHVPDPASVVRACAKLCKPGGTLFFSTLNRSPKSYLFAIIGAEYILKLLPKSTHEYAKFIKPSELVAFTRQTGLEMLGMKGLSYNPLTQVYSLSDDVDVNYMIAVRK, encoded by the coding sequence ATGAACGTCGATCAATCTGAAATCGCCAAATTTAGCGCCCTAGCCCATCGTTGGTGGGATCCCAACAGCGAGTTCAAACCATTACATGCAATCAATCCATTGCGTTTGAATTGGATTAAATCGTTTGTGTCACTTGAGGGTAAAAAAGTAGTTGATGTGGGTTGCGGTGGCGGCATCTTGGCCGAATCTATTTCTCAATCTGGTGCTGATACAACTGGCATTGATTTATCCGAAAAAGCACTCAAGGTTGCTGAGCTTCATGCATTAGAAGTTGGTGCTAATCTCACCTATCGCTCTATTTCTGCTGAAGATTTAGCAGATGAGCAGCCTGCACAATACGATGTGGTTACCTGCATGGAAATGCTGGAGCATGTTCCCGATCCCGCATCTGTAGTTCGTGCCTGCGCCAAACTTTGCAAACCAGGTGGCACACTATTTTTTAGCACTCTGAACCGCAGTCCAAAGTCCTACTTATTTGCGATTATTGGCGCAGAGTACATCCTCAAATTGCTGCCTAAGAGCACCCACGAATACGCCAAATTCATCAAACCTTCTGAGTTAGTTGCGTTTACTCGCCAAACTGGATTGGAAATGCTTGGTATGAAAGGTCTGAGCTACAACCCTCTTACCCAGGTTTACAGCCTGAGTGATGATGTCGACGTCAATTACATGATTGCAGTTCGCAAATGA
- the ompA gene encoding outer membrane protein OmpA produces MNKTLKVLLASVITVSASAAMASDNWQNGDGALNWKNGDGQLCWRDNNWTPATAAKGCDGALTGGAAAGVSQSKITLQADTLYDFNKSDLKPEGKATLDKIAADLKKIKLEVIIAVGNTDSIGTDAYNMALGQRRAQSVKTYLVSKGVDGSRIYTESKGKSNPVASNATAEGRAKNRRTDIEVVGTAAK; encoded by the coding sequence ATGAACAAAACCCTAAAAGTGTTGCTCGCTTCTGTTATTACCGTTTCTGCTTCTGCAGCAATGGCTTCTGACAACTGGCAAAACGGCGACGGCGCCCTAAACTGGAAAAACGGCGACGGCCAATTGTGCTGGCGTGATAACAACTGGACACCTGCTACTGCAGCTAAAGGTTGTGACGGCGCATTGACTGGTGGTGCAGCTGCTGGCGTTAGCCAAAGCAAAATCACTTTGCAAGCTGACACACTTTATGACTTCAACAAATCTGATTTGAAACCAGAAGGTAAAGCTACTTTGGACAAAATCGCTGCTGACTTGAAGAAAATCAAGTTGGAAGTGATCATCGCTGTTGGTAACACAGACAGCATCGGTACAGATGCATACAACATGGCCCTCGGTCAGCGTCGTGCGCAATCTGTTAAGACATACCTCGTAAGCAAGGGTGTTGACGGTAGCCGTATCTACACAGAATCTAAAGGCAAGAGCAATCCAGTTGCATCAAACGCAACTGCTGAAGGCCGCGCTAAGAACCGCCGTACTGACATCGAAGTTGTTGGTACAGCAGCTAAGTAA
- the gyrA gene encoding DNA gyrase subunit A, producing the protein MEQAAKETLPISLEDEMRRSYLDYAMSVIVGRALPDVRDGLKPVHRRVLYAMYELNNDWNRAYKKSARIVGDVIGKYHPHGDSAVYDTIVRMAQDFSLRYMLVDGQGNFGSVDGDNAAAMRYTEIRLRKIAHELLADLDKETVDFGPNYDGSEKEPLILPAKVPNLLINGSSGIAVGMATNIPPHNLDEVISACLHVLHNPECSIDELIEIIPAPDFPTAGIIYGLQGVREGYRTGRGRVVMRAKTHFEDLDKGSRQAIIVDELPYQVNKKNLLERIAELVNEKKIEGISDLRDESDKSGMRVVIELKRGEVPEVVLNNLYKSTQLQDNFGMNMVALVDNQPRLLNLKQMLEYFLQHRREVVTRRTIFELRKARERGHVLEGLAVALANIDEFIAIIKAAANPVIAKQELMGKAWDSSMVREMLARAESDTPGGRNAYRPEGLLAEYGMQSTGLYRLSDSQAQEILQMRLQRLTGLEQDKIVNEYKEVMAEIADLLDLLAKPERVTQVIEDELKEVQSEFGAAGTDNGRRSFIEMNATELFTEDLITPQDMVVTLSHTGYMKSQPLSEYRAQKRGGRGKQAAATKDEDWIDTLFVANTHDTILCFSDRGRMYWLKVWEVPQGSRTSRGKPIVNMFPLIEGEKITVILPIKGYQDDHYVFMATSLGTVKKTRLSDFSNPRKAGIIAVDLNENDFLVGAAITDGQHDVMLFSDAGKAVRFDENDVRPMGRTARGVRGMNLGEGHQVIAMLVAPAEAAEGAEVAVVDENGVAIPSSVLTATENGYGKRTPIAEYTRHGRGTKGMIAIQTTERNGKVVAAALVSPEDQIMLITTGGVLVRTRVSEIREMGRATQGVTLINVDEGTRLSGLQRIAESDSDEEDDAEDGEASADPVADQDQ; encoded by the coding sequence ATGGAACAAGCCGCTAAAGAAACACTACCAATATCCCTTGAAGACGAAATGCGGCGGTCCTATTTGGACTACGCAATGAGCGTCATCGTCGGCAGAGCCCTGCCAGACGTGCGTGACGGCCTCAAACCGGTTCACCGCCGGGTCTTGTATGCGATGTATGAATTAAACAACGATTGGAACCGGGCTTACAAAAAATCTGCCCGTATAGTTGGCGATGTAATCGGTAAATACCACCCGCATGGTGATTCTGCGGTGTATGACACGATCGTCCGTATGGCCCAGGATTTCTCTCTACGCTATATGCTAGTTGACGGCCAGGGTAACTTTGGCTCTGTAGACGGCGATAACGCTGCTGCGATGCGATATACCGAGATCCGCCTGCGCAAGATAGCTCATGAGCTTTTGGCTGATTTGGACAAGGAAACCGTCGATTTTGGGCCAAATTACGATGGTAGCGAGAAAGAACCCCTGATTTTGCCGGCCAAAGTGCCAAATTTGCTGATAAATGGCAGTTCTGGCATTGCTGTAGGTATGGCCACCAATATCCCTCCCCACAACCTGGATGAGGTGATTTCGGCCTGTTTACACGTACTTCACAACCCAGAATGCTCCATTGACGAGCTCATTGAGATCATTCCGGCCCCCGATTTCCCAACTGCCGGCATTATTTACGGCCTCCAGGGGGTTCGTGAGGGCTACCGGACAGGCCGTGGTCGTGTGGTGATGCGCGCCAAGACCCATTTTGAAGACTTGGATAAGGGCTCACGTCAGGCCATCATCGTTGATGAATTGCCTTACCAGGTAAACAAGAAAAACTTGCTCGAGCGTATCGCCGAGTTAGTGAATGAGAAAAAGATCGAAGGTATTTCTGATTTGCGTGATGAATCAGATAAATCCGGTATGCGAGTTGTGATTGAGCTCAAGCGCGGTGAAGTGCCTGAAGTTGTTCTCAATAATTTGTATAAGAGTACTCAATTACAAGATAACTTCGGCATGAACATGGTGGCCTTGGTAGATAACCAGCCACGCTTGTTGAACTTGAAGCAAATGCTTGAGTACTTCTTGCAACATCGTCGCGAGGTAGTTACACGTCGAACGATTTTTGAATTACGTAAAGCGCGTGAGCGTGGTCATGTTCTTGAGGGTTTGGCTGTCGCATTAGCAAACATCGATGAGTTCATCGCGATTATTAAAGCGGCTGCAAATCCTGTGATCGCTAAGCAAGAGTTGATGGGCAAAGCTTGGGATTCTTCGATGGTGCGTGAGATGTTGGCGCGTGCTGAAAGTGATACACCAGGCGGCCGTAATGCCTATCGTCCAGAAGGCTTGCTAGCTGAATACGGCATGCAAAGTACTGGCCTCTATCGTCTATCTGATAGTCAGGCGCAAGAAATTTTGCAAATGCGTTTGCAACGTTTGACTGGTCTTGAGCAAGACAAGATTGTTAATGAGTACAAAGAAGTTATGGCAGAAATTGCTGACTTGTTAGATTTGTTGGCGAAGCCAGAGCGCGTGACCCAAGTGATTGAAGATGAGCTGAAAGAAGTTCAATCTGAATTTGGTGCTGCAGGCACAGATAACGGTCGTCGTTCATTTATTGAAATGAACGCAACTGAACTCTTTACTGAGGATTTAATCACTCCACAAGATATGGTGGTGACGCTTTCTCATACTGGTTATATGAAGAGTCAGCCGCTCAGCGAATACCGTGCGCAAAAACGCGGTGGTCGCGGTAAGCAAGCTGCAGCCACAAAAGATGAGGATTGGATTGACACTCTGTTCGTAGCGAATACGCATGACACGATCTTGTGCTTCTCTGATCGTGGTCGCATGTACTGGCTCAAGGTGTGGGAAGTTCCACAAGGAAGTCGTACATCGCGTGGCAAACCAATCGTCAATATGTTCCCATTGATTGAAGGCGAAAAAATCACTGTGATTCTGCCAATCAAGGGTTATCAAGACGATCACTATGTATTCATGGCTACCAGTCTAGGTACAGTGAAGAAGACACGTTTGTCTGACTTCTCTAACCCACGTAAGGCCGGCATTATTGCTGTTGACCTCAACGAGAATGACTTCTTGGTGGGCGCTGCGATTACTGATGGCCAACACGATGTGATGTTGTTTTCAGATGCTGGTAAAGCAGTTCGCTTTGATGAAAACGATGTGCGCCCAATGGGTCGTACTGCACGCGGTGTGCGCGGTATGAACTTGGGTGAAGGGCATCAAGTTATTGCTATGTTGGTAGCGCCTGCAGAAGCGGCAGAGGGCGCGGAAGTTGCGGTAGTTGACGAGAATGGTGTTGCTATTCCAAGTAGCGTTTTAACTGCTACTGAAAATGGATATGGCAAGCGCACCCCAATCGCTGAATACACGCGTCATGGTCGCGGTACAAAAGGCATGATTGCGATTCAGACAACTGAGCGTAACGGTAAAGTAGTTGCAGCAGCGCTTGTGTCACCAGAAGATCAAATCATGTTGATTACTACTGGTGGCGTCTTAGTTCGCACTCGTGTATCAGAGATTCGTGAGATGGGCCGCGCTACTCAAGGCGTTACCTTGATTAACGTCGACGAAGGCACTCGTTTGTCTGGCTTGCAGCGTATTGCTGAGAGCGATTCAGATGAAGAAGACGATGCCGAAGATGGTGAAGCATCTGCAGACCCAGTAGCTGATCAAGATCAGTAA
- the serC gene encoding 3-phosphoserine/phosphohydroxythreonine transaminase, with translation MTFDHRIFNFAAGPATLPEEVLRQAADEMLNWRGLGTSVMEISHRSKEFMEVYEETLRDLRTLMHIPDAYEILLLQGGGLGQNAAIPMNLMPLAKNGPKADFLVTGIWSEKSYKEAQKYGTANLAASSAAEKFNTIPARSTWQLSSDAAYVHYCANETIGGVEFPDVPDVGSIPLVADISSNMLSKEMDVNKCAVWFGGAQKNIGPSGVTIVIIRKDLIGHSMSITPTIWDWAIQANTQSMINTPPTFAIYMAGLGFKWLLKQGGVKAIEKRNQEKADLLYQFIDQSSLYENRVTKEYRSRMNVTFFLKDENLNAEFLAQSNAAGLVALRGHKAAGGMRASIYNAMPIEGVKALVEFMRDFERRA, from the coding sequence ATGACTTTCGACCACCGCATCTTCAATTTCGCTGCGGGGCCTGCTACCTTGCCTGAAGAGGTATTGAGGCAGGCCGCCGATGAGATGTTGAACTGGCGCGGGCTTGGCACTAGCGTGATGGAGATTAGCCATCGCAGCAAAGAGTTCATGGAAGTCTACGAAGAGACTCTGCGCGATCTGCGTACGCTAATGCACATTCCTGATGCCTACGAGATCTTACTTTTGCAAGGCGGTGGTCTTGGACAAAATGCGGCCATACCAATGAACTTAATGCCTTTAGCGAAGAATGGCCCCAAGGCAGATTTTTTAGTGACTGGTATTTGGTCTGAAAAATCTTACAAAGAAGCGCAGAAGTACGGTACTGCAAATTTAGCGGCATCATCCGCCGCAGAAAAATTCAATACGATTCCAGCAAGATCAACTTGGCAGCTATCAAGTGATGCAGCCTATGTGCATTACTGCGCCAATGAAACCATTGGTGGCGTTGAGTTTCCTGATGTACCCGACGTTGGAAGCATTCCTTTAGTTGCGGATATCTCAAGCAACATGCTCTCCAAAGAGATGGATGTTAATAAGTGCGCCGTCTGGTTTGGTGGTGCGCAAAAGAATATTGGACCTTCTGGTGTCACGATTGTGATTATTCGTAAAGATTTGATTGGTCATAGCATGAGCATTACGCCAACCATTTGGGATTGGGCTATTCAAGCGAATACGCAGTCAATGATCAATACGCCTCCTACGTTTGCAATTTACATGGCGGGCCTTGGATTCAAGTGGCTCTTAAAGCAGGGTGGCGTTAAAGCGATTGAAAAACGCAATCAAGAAAAAGCAGACTTGCTCTATCAGTTCATTGATCAAAGCAGTTTGTATGAGAACCGCGTTACTAAAGAATATCGTTCACGCATGAACGTGACTTTCTTCTTGAAAGATGAAAATTTGAATGCGGAGTTCTTGGCGCAATCGAATGCCGCAGGTTTAGTTGCTTTGCGTGGTCATAAAGCTGCTGGTGGGATGCGCGCCAGTATCTACAACGCAATGCCGATTGAGGGTGTAAAAGCTCTGGTTGAATTTATGCGCGACTTTGAAAGGCGGGCTTAA
- the pheA gene encoding prephenate dehydratase → MSTEEQRLAPLREKIDALDAQILDLLTQRAKAAQEVGHVKGGFSSPVFRPERERQVVARLQEINQGPLLSDGIAAIWREVMSACRALEARQTIAYLGPLGTFSEQAAQTYFGHSIAGLPCASLDEVFKSVEKGAAQFGVVPVENSSEGAISRTLDLLLDSSMRISGEVVLPIRHHLLTKSGNFDGVTTVCAHAQALAQCQQWLSVHAPQLKRQAVSSNAEAARLAANDPTLAAIAGDPAQEAYGLQAVAAQIQDDPHNRTRFVVVGNYACQPTGKDQTSLVLSVDNQPGAVHRLLAPLAKHGVSMNRFESRPARKGTWEYHFYIDIAGHADDAKVVAALNELKEVAAFYKNLGSYPHSA, encoded by the coding sequence ATGAGCACTGAAGAACAGCGCCTAGCGCCATTGCGTGAAAAAATTGACGCGCTTGATGCGCAGATTTTGGATTTGCTAACTCAGCGCGCTAAAGCGGCTCAAGAAGTGGGTCACGTCAAAGGCGGATTTTCTTCGCCAGTATTTCGTCCTGAGCGTGAACGTCAAGTTGTCGCTCGCTTACAAGAGATTAATCAAGGCCCTTTGTTGTCTGATGGTATTGCTGCGATTTGGCGCGAAGTCATGTCTGCTTGTCGTGCCTTAGAGGCTCGTCAAACGATTGCCTATCTTGGACCATTGGGTACTTTTTCTGAGCAAGCTGCGCAAACTTATTTCGGTCACTCAATTGCTGGTTTGCCTTGCGCTAGCTTGGATGAGGTATTTAAGTCGGTTGAGAAGGGTGCGGCGCAATTTGGCGTGGTGCCTGTTGAAAATTCAAGCGAAGGCGCGATTTCTCGCACGCTAGATTTGTTATTAGATTCTTCCATGCGAATTAGCGGTGAAGTTGTTCTCCCTATTCGTCACCATTTATTAACAAAGAGTGGCAACTTTGATGGTGTGACCACTGTCTGCGCTCATGCACAAGCGCTAGCTCAATGTCAGCAATGGTTAAGCGTGCATGCGCCACAGTTAAAGCGCCAAGCAGTTAGCAGTAACGCGGAAGCAGCGCGTCTTGCTGCTAACGATCCAACATTGGCTGCTATTGCTGGTGATCCTGCTCAAGAAGCTTACGGTTTGCAGGCAGTGGCTGCACAGATTCAGGATGATCCGCATAATCGCACTCGCTTTGTCGTTGTGGGTAACTACGCTTGTCAACCTACAGGCAAAGATCAAACATCATTAGTACTGTCTGTGGATAACCAGCCAGGCGCAGTACATCGTTTGCTAGCGCCATTGGCAAAACATGGTGTTTCTATGAACCGCTTTGAGTCTCGTCCAGCACGCAAAGGTACCTGGGAATATCACTTCTACATTGATATTGCTGGTCATGCTGATGATGCGAAGGTGGTAGCTGCTTTGAATGAGTTAAAGGAAGTAGCCGCGTTTTATAAAAACCTTGGCTCCTATCCTCATTCCGCATAA
- the hisC gene encoding histidinol-phosphate transaminase, whose translation MTSKIGLKHIHAIAPYVGGRPISEVAREYGLDENKIVKLASNENPLGMPKSAQEAMLKAAGDLGRYPDSNGFELKNVLSASLGVPSDWITLGNGSNDILELAARAVAQAGDEVIFSKHAFAVYPLATQAVGAKAVEVAATSSYGHDLPAMLAALKSAGDKAKLVFVANPNNPTGSYLTAKEIEDFLVALPSHVVVVLDEAYNEYLTPEQRYDAIAWVKRFPNMILSRSFSKAYGLAGLRIGYGVAQPHLTDLLNRIRQPFNVNSLAQAAAIAAFQDKAFLQKGFELNCAGYEQLTKAFDQLGLRYLPSAGNFVLVKVGDDDQAGARMNLALLKRGIIVRPVGNYGLPQWLRISIGLPEENAAFIDALKAILASE comes from the coding sequence ATGACTTCTAAGATTGGCTTAAAACACATTCATGCGATTGCCCCCTATGTTGGCGGCCGTCCAATTAGTGAGGTGGCGCGTGAATACGGTCTTGATGAAAACAAGATTGTGAAGTTGGCGTCTAATGAAAATCCATTAGGAATGCCAAAGTCTGCACAAGAAGCAATGCTCAAGGCTGCTGGTGATTTAGGTCGTTATCCCGATTCAAATGGATTTGAATTAAAGAATGTTTTATCCGCCTCTTTAGGCGTGCCATCTGATTGGATTACGCTAGGTAATGGCAGTAACGATATTTTGGAATTAGCTGCTCGTGCAGTTGCGCAAGCAGGTGATGAAGTGATTTTCTCTAAGCATGCATTTGCTGTTTACCCGCTTGCCACTCAGGCGGTTGGAGCAAAAGCAGTGGAGGTGGCTGCAACTTCAAGCTACGGACATGATTTGCCAGCAATGCTCGCTGCCTTGAAGTCAGCGGGTGATAAAGCGAAATTGGTTTTTGTGGCCAATCCAAACAATCCCACAGGAAGTTACCTCACTGCCAAAGAGATTGAAGACTTTTTAGTGGCGCTGCCATCACATGTTGTGGTGGTATTGGATGAGGCCTACAACGAATACCTCACACCAGAGCAACGTTATGATGCGATTGCTTGGGTGAAGCGCTTCCCGAATATGATTTTGTCGCGTAGCTTTTCTAAGGCTTACGGTCTTGCAGGTCTACGTATTGGCTATGGAGTTGCTCAGCCACATTTAACGGATTTATTAAATCGCATTCGTCAGCCATTCAATGTCAATAGTCTGGCGCAAGCTGCTGCGATTGCCGCATTTCAGGACAAAGCGTTTTTACAAAAAGGCTTTGAGCTTAATTGCGCTGGTTATGAGCAGTTGACGAAAGCATTTGATCAACTAGGTCTTCGCTATTTGCCATCAGCTGGTAATTTTGTATTGGTCAAGGTAGGCGATGACGATCAAGCGGGCGCGCGCATGAATTTAGCCTTGCTTAAGCGCGGCATTATTGTTCGTCCAGTTGGTAACTATGGCTTGCCGCAGTGGTTGCGCATCTCAATTGGTTTGCCAGAAGAGAACGCAGCTTTTATCGACGCATTAAAAGCAATCTTGGCAAGCGAATGA
- a CDS encoding prephenate dehydrogenase: MTIINPASNYGTVTIVGVGLIGASLGLALKKAGVVTKVLGVGRSKENLDQALKMGAIDGVVDLVEATKQSDVIVLCVPVAQMRAAFEVMEPHLESRTMITDAGSTKGDVILAAKEVLGKKACQFVPAHPIAGGAQHGASAARADLFQGKQTIICPLQENSPEDTALITGFWESAGSAVKKIGVVQHDAIYAAVSHLPHILSYALMASVVNSEDADQKLGHVGAGFKDFTRIAASSPEMWRDICLGNRAAILKELDQYLLIVNHMRKLIAENDGAGLEKLFNKASKARQDLDASE; encoded by the coding sequence ATGACCATTATTAATCCAGCAAGCAATTACGGAACCGTCACCATTGTGGGTGTTGGTCTGATTGGTGCCTCTCTAGGTCTTGCCCTCAAAAAAGCGGGGGTTGTCACAAAGGTGCTTGGTGTTGGTCGTAGCAAAGAAAATTTAGATCAAGCGCTAAAGATGGGTGCGATTGATGGTGTAGTCGATTTAGTAGAGGCTACAAAGCAGTCTGATGTCATTGTGCTTTGTGTACCTGTTGCACAAATGCGCGCGGCATTTGAAGTGATGGAGCCACATCTTGAGTCGCGTACCATGATTACGGATGCTGGCAGCACTAAAGGCGATGTGATTTTGGCCGCCAAAGAAGTCTTGGGTAAAAAGGCTTGTCAATTTGTGCCGGCGCACCCAATTGCTGGTGGTGCGCAACATGGTGCTAGCGCAGCAAGAGCAGATTTGTTTCAAGGCAAGCAAACCATTATTTGCCCGCTACAAGAAAATTCACCAGAAGATACTGCGCTGATCACCGGATTTTGGGAGTCAGCGGGATCTGCAGTGAAGAAAATTGGCGTTGTGCAGCATGATGCTATTTATGCCGCAGTCTCACACTTGCCGCACATTTTGTCTTATGCCTTAATGGCTAGCGTAGTGAATTCTGAAGACGCAGATCAGAAGCTGGGTCATGTTGGCGCAGGGTTTAAGGATTTCACGCGCATTGCCGCTTCTAGCCCAGAGATGTGGCGTGATATTTGCCTTGGAAACCGCGCCGCTATTTTGAAAGAGCTCGATCAATATTTATTAATTGTCAATCACATGCGTAAATTGATTGCGGAAAATGATGGCGCTGGTTTAGAAAAATTATTTAACAAAGCTAGTAAAGCGCGTCAAGATTTGGATGCATCTGAATGA